The Rhodopirellula halodulae DNA segment ATCCACCGACGCGTTTTGGCGTTCACTTCGTGATGGCGGCACGCCACTGATCGAAGAACAAAACACTGACGGATCGCTTTCTGAACACGAGGTGCTGGTCACGTTCTTATATCGCGGTGCCAAACGGAACGTTCGTCTCTTTGGAGCTCCCTCGGGTGACCACGATGAATTGACACGACTCGGCGACAGCGACGTTTGGTACGGCAGCTATGTCGTCTCGAAGCAAGCTCGCATCGACTACCGATTGGCACCGGATGTTCCCGTCTTTGATGCAGACTATCGCCAACGACGGCGAGCGATTCTGGCAACGGCCCAGCGTGACCCGCTGAACCCGAATCACGAACCCGCCAATCCGACCGACATCTACGACGGCGTGTCCGTCGTGACTTTGCCCGATGCACCGTCATCACACTGGAGCCAAGCCTCGGCCTCCACGCCGAATAACACTTTGCTAAAGGGTTCGGTGCAAACCATTCAAGTGCACAGCGACATTCTCAACAATGATCGCGAAGTTCACCTCTATCGTCCGGTGTCGTACCAACCAAACGCCGCCGACAACGCAATGCTGATCGTTTTTGATGGCAACCGGTATCTCGAAGATGTCCGCCTTCCCACGATCTTGGACAACCTGATTGCGGCCAACAAAATCCCACCCACCGCGGCGGTGCTTGTGACAAACCCCGATCCCAAACAACGCGGTATCGAACTTCCTTGCAACGAGGATTTTGTCCGATTCCTGACGGACGAATTGATGCCCGTCGTCCATGCCCGGTCGCTGCATGCCTCCCGCGAACGAACGGTTCTTGTGGGTGCGAGTTATGGCGGGTTGGCGTCGTCCTTTGCCGCATTGAAAGCTCCGGAAAAATTCGGCAACGTTCTCAGCCAATCGGGCTCGTATTGGTGGTCACCCGGAGGCGAATTCGGACGAAACGAATCAAGCGAACCCAACTGGTTGATCCGGCAATACGTGCAGTCGAAACGCCAGCCCGTGCGGTTTGTTCTGCAAGCGGGAACGTTTGAATTGCCAAGCAACATCCTTCCCGACAACCGCCACTTCCGAAACTGTTTGGAAGCGAAGGGCTACGACGTTCAGTACTCCGAGTTTGTCGGTGGGCACGGCTACTTCCATTGGCGCCACGCACTTCCTGATGGATTGATGCGTGTTCTGCCGACACCGTAAACCTCTCTCAACAATCCACGTCGTCGCGGCACGAGCAACCGAACCAGCGATGCGCAGACCATCTTCGGCGGTGAAAAACCCGCCGCGAAAGTTTCGCCGAACTCGATCTTCGCGAATCGATCGCCGCAGAAAGACAACATTGAACGCTGTTTTGGCGGTTGGTCCACAGCTTGCATTGAGCGTCACACGATGACGTCCACGCATGGTTGCGTTTCACTCCTCCGCCCACTTGCGAACACTCTGTCCATGAACCAGCTCCGCTTTCTTGCTCGCTTTGTCATTTCGCAAATGCGGCTCAATCCGGGGCGTGCCCTCATCACGATGCTTGGCATCGTCGCCTCCACCTGTGCGGTGATTTGGGTTGTCAGTGGATACGATGCCTTGGTTGGCCAGTTCGATGAGAACAGCAAAAAGTATTTGGGCCGATACGATTTGCTGATCGCTCCCAAATCTGGTCCCCCGGGATCCGAACCACGTTTCGTTCAACAGGACTTGATCGACGAATTGAAAGCCGATACCGGCGTGTTGGAGGTGAATCCCATTAGCCAGGCTCGCGTCACGGTTCATCGCGTGGTGACAGAAGGCGAGATTGCCGACAAAGCACCCACTTCACTGGGCCTCGTCGTTGGTGCTCGACCGCCGGTCAATGGTGCGCCGCCCATCGACCCCACGTTGATCAGCACGCCTGCCGCTGAATCACCCTACGAAGTCGTGGATGGTCGATGGCTCAGCGAAAGCCACCAAGCACGTGAGATCGTCGTCGGGGAACTCGTTGCAAAGGAGAAACAACTCAAGGTGGGTGACGAGCTGCGTCTCATCTCGCTTGCCAACGATGTGCGGCTAAGCGTGGTTGGAATTGTTGAGCAAGCTCCTCAAGCCCCGTCGCTTTCACAACGTGGGCGTGGTGGCCCGCCACGCGGTGGAAAGGGAGAACGGCTCAGCAAGGGACCGCCTGGAGAACGTGCGACAAACCGACGAGCCGATCCAGCCGCGAAGGAAGACCTCTCGCCGAAAACCGTTCTGGGGATGCCCAAGAACTTCAGCGAAGGGATCGCTGCCAACGCCATTTACGTTCGCCCGAATCTAGCTGCCGAAATCAACGGCTACGTTTCGCAACCAAACGTTTTGCAGATTGCCATCCGCGACACCATCGACGCGTCCGAGTTTGCTGACGTGTGGGCGTCACGCTTGGCCGAGCGACACCCTCCGATGCAGTTGATTGACTTCGATACGGTTCGGGAAGGCATGGAAACCACGCGCAGTGTTTCCAGCCAACGCTCGCAAGCTTGGGCGGCAACGGGCATGGCAACGCTGGCGGCCATCTTCATCATTTTCTCCACGCTCAGCATGGGAGTCAGCGAACGAACCCGAGAATTCGCGATGCTTCGCGCGGTGGCCATGACGAAAAAACAAATCGCCGCCATCATCACCATCGAAAGTATGTTGCTCGCGGTCATCGGTTGGGTCGGCGGCTTGGTTGCGGAATGGGGCGTCCTGTCGATTGGCCGTTGGTTCGTTCCGGGCTGGTTTACCGGCGATGCCGTCTTGGGCTGGGGATGTGTCATGCTCTCTGGGTTCACGGTTCTGATCGGCTCGCTGGCCGCTGCCTTCGTTCCGGCTTGGCGAGCCACGCGAATTGAACCATTGGCTGCCATGTCGACGCGAATCCAACCGCCCCAGCGTCGAGCCTGGGTCCCCATGGCCGTCGGCGGTGCGTTGCTGTCCGCATTCACTCCGCTCGTCGTATTCGCCTTGCCCATGTCCGACGAATGGCGAACTTGGATTTTCAGTTTCCTCGCCTACCCGGTCTTGCTGGTCGGCATGATTGGGTTGGCGCCCGCAATCATTGTGTTTTGTGAACAAACCGTTGGACCATGGATCACGCGAGCACTGGGCATCGACACTCGTCTGATGAAAACGCAGCTTTCGACTCACCTGTGGCGGACGGCGGGTGCCACGCTGACGCTGTCCATCGGACTGGGGTTGTACGCCTCCACCCAGACCTGGGGCTATTCCATGTTAAGGCCTTTCACACCGGGCGATTGGCTGCCTGATGCCCTGGTGGCCTTTCACCCGGGAGGCGTCGATGAAGCGGGCATCGATCAAGTCCGTGAATTGGAGGGTGTCGATTCGCAACGCGTGATGCCGCTGGCGATCGAGCAGTCCCGGTTTGACTGGGGCGACGCGGATGCCCCTTCGCGGGTCACACGCGACAACGCGGTTCTGTTCGGAGTCGATCCGTCGTTCGCGTTTGGCAGTGATGCTCCACTAGTCGACGTCGACTTTGTCCGAGGTGACCGTGAATCGGCGATGGAGGCGTTGCTGGATGGCGGAAGCTGCCTGATCTCAGAAGACTTCCACATGAGTTCGGGGCTGGACGTTGGTGATGAGATGAGCTTCACGCCACCAACGGCTGAAAACGAGCAAGTCACCTATCGAGTTGCCGGCATCGTTTCGCTGCCCGGTTGGCATTGGGTCACCAAGTTTTCAGGCGTGCGACGACACTTTGTTCGAACCGCGACGATGGTGTTTGCAAACCGCAACGATGTGCAGCGAGATTTTCATCTTCCCAAAACAGAGTTCTTGTGGATGGACCTGCAACCGGGCGCGGACGTGGCCTCGGTGGAGTCCAGCCTGCAACCCATCGCCCAACGGGCTTCGGGGGAAACCTTTGTCGCCAGTGGGTTGGGCGACGTCAAAGCCTATCGTCCGTACGCCAGATTGACCGCTACCGAAACGGTTCGACAAGCCATTCGGATTCGCGCCGACGACATGATTTGGGGCATGAGCTATTTGCCGCTGATCACTCTCGCGATCATGTCGCTCGCAATCGCGAATACCGTGATTGCATCGGTTCGTTCCAGGACTCGTGAATTTGGCATCATGCGATCGATTGGCGTGACCCGCGGACAACTGGTGAGGCTGGTCATCACGGAAACCGTTTTGATCGGCCTTTCCGCCTGCGTGTTGAGTCTGGTCTTTGGGCTGATCGCAGGTTGGTGCGGTGTCGGCATGGCGCGGTACGGTGGATGGTTTGCCGGGCCACCTAATTTCGTCATCCCTTGGTCGCACCTGTCTCTCGGATTCGCGATGACGATTGGGTTGTGCTTGTTGGCCAGCGTTTGGCCCGCGTTTCGCATCGGCCGCATGGAACCGCTCAGCCTATTGCGTGCGGGGCGCGTTGGCTGAGCGGATTGGCTGGCCGGATTGGCTGACCAGCGACGTAGTGGTCGCTGTTACGAATTGGAATTCGCGGACGGATCGTCCAAGTGATAAGCACGCATCCGATCGCGAAGCGTGCCTCGATGGATGCCAAGCATTTCAGCCGCTTTCGCCCGGTTCCCACCGGTATGTTTCATCACCGTGCGAAGCAACGTCGGCTCGGTTGCTGCTAGAAAATCACTGTGCAAATCCATCGTGTCGGGTGACTCTTCGATCGCCTTTTCCGTCCAAGCTCGGATGGCTTTCTCAACGCCCTGAACCGGCGAGACACCCGCGTTTTCGCGACCGGGTTTGGGTTCCGGAAAATCATCGATCGTCAGCTTCCGACCGCGTGCCACCACGGCGGCGTGTCCGATCGCATTCTTCAATTCGCGGATGTTGCCGTGCCACGGTCGTGCTTTCAATTGCTCCAGCAACTCATCGTCCAATGCCGTGTCGACGTCGCGATACTTCATGGACGCTAGAAAGTGTCGACAAAGCGGCAGCACGTCTTCCAAGCGATCGCGAAGCGGCGGCAGATGGATCTGCACCCCAGTCAAACGATGAAACAAATCTTCGCGAAACTTGTTGCTCGCGACATCTTCGTGCAGATCACTGTTGGTTGCCGCGAGAATGCGAACGTTCGCCGTTCGCGGCTTCACATCGCCCACGCGGCAATACTGGCCTTGCTCCAAAACACGCAGCAATTTGACCTGCGTTCCCAGCGGTAAATCACCGATTTCATCCAGCAACACCGTGCCGCCTTCGGCACGTTCAAACAATCCCGCTCGGTCGTCACTGGCTCCCGTGAATGCACCTTTGACATGACCAAAAAGCTCGCTTTCGATCAAATCCGGATTCAATGCGACGGGCGCGATCGGGATGTACGGCCCATCGCTTCGGCGACTGTGACGATGAATGGCGGCGGACACCAATTCTTTTCCGGTGCCGGTTTCCCCCGTGATCAGCACAGACAAATCACTATCCGCAACCAAAGCAATTTGCCGAAACACCTGCTGCATCGCGGGTGATGTTCCGACCAACACGGAAGGATCCAAATCCATCGGTTGAGTCGCGGCCGGTGCCGTCCGACGAGAGGACTTTTGCAAAGCGGTTCGGCAAGTCTGCAACGCGTCTTCCAGCTTGAACGGCTTGGTCAAGTAGTCCGTCGCACCATTGCGAACCGCGGCGACCGCCGTTTCCAAATCCCCAAAAGCGGTGATGATGATCACCGGTGCGTTGTCGGTGACTTCGAGAAATCGCGGCAAGGCCGAGATGCCATCTTGCTTGGGAAGACGCACGTCAAGGATCACCATCGAAAGTTCGTTTTCCGCCGCCAGTCGCAGCCCTTCCTCAGCACTGGAACCTGTGATGACATCGTGGCCTTCTCCCGTGAGCATTTTCTCCAATGCCCAACAGATCGAAGGCTCGTCATCAACGACAAGAATTTTATGTTGGTCTGTCATGAATTGGTTTTCAGTTTTGCAGCAGTGTGTCCAGCTCAAAGACCGTCATGTCGTTTTCACGTCGCCAACGAACCGACCCGCCAAGGTACTCCGCCGAACGCTGCACCACCGGCAATCCTAATCCCATTCCTTCAGGTTTGGAGGTGACAAACGGTTCGAACAGGCTCTCGGCGATGTCATCGGGAACGCCAGGCCCATTGTCCGTGACGGTGACCCGAAGCATTTCTTGCTGAGGTGATCGCACCTTCACCGTGACGTGATCGCTCACCTGAATGGCGTTGTGAATCAGATTCGTCACGGCTGCCACCCAAGTCGGTCCATCCTGGATCATGGATTCGGACAAGGATTCATCCAGCTCCCAAGTTAGGTCGATTCGCAAGTGTTTGGCAATCGGTGAAAGGCTGGTTCGAACATCGTCCAAACAAGTCCGCACACTTGCCGGGCGATCCTTGTCTTGCCGTCCCGACGCCACCAACAGCAGTCGCCGAACATAGTCTTCTGACAATTCGATTTGGTGAATCGCGACGCGGATGCCTTCGTCGTCTTCGATTCCGCGTTCCTGAGCATGAAGTTCGATGGCCATCCGCGCACCGGTCAAACTGTTGCGAAGCTGGTGTGCCATTCCGCCGGCAATTTGATGCAACAATTTCTGGCTTTGTTGCCGATTGATCTGTTTCCAAAGCTGCTGAAGCTGATCCGCCATGGACTCGACGGCATCTCCTAACACGCCGATCTCATCCGCCACGTCGTCGGACACGTCGTCGGACAGGGGCGAATCAAAATCACCTCCCGCCACGGCCTCAACTCGTCGCTGCAACTTGCCAATGCGACGAACCAACCGTGTGGTCAACCACAACGTCAGCGAACTCAACGCCACGATCGTCGACAATCCCGTTGCCAAGGGAAGCAGCGCCGCATTGCGACGACTGGCTTCAACCTGTTCCTCAGCAAAGAGCACCACAACCGACGCCACACGATCTTGCCGGAGTCGACTTTCCACGGTGTCAAAGGACCACGCTCGATAATGCTGGGCGTTTTCATCGGGTGCAAACAGGACGGGGGTGCCGTCCGCTTCGGATCCACCACGCGACACCAACACTGACAACTGCTCTCTCGCCCCGGTCGCCAGCGACACCGTGGAGGTGGTCACGTTTCCTGTTTCCGTGAGGCCAATCAATTCAGTTTGAGTGAGCTCAGCGAGTGATTCGAGCACCATCGAATTGAGGGGGAAATTGGAGTCCGACAACGTCGATTCGATGGCGTCAAATCGAGACCGCAAATCCTTCATCGCTCGTCGCGAGCCCAATTCGTACGACGCGACCGCAACCAAGATCGCCGCCATCAACGCCGTGGCGAGAATGGGGGCGAGCAGACGCAGGCGAAGCGAACGAAATGGCGGAGATTGGGTCACGAAATCAGTCTAATCCGTCGTTCGCGACGGGAATTTCACCAGCTTCGGTGGAAGTCCCGTCGGCAAATGGAGTCAAAACGAGGGTTTGGATCATGATACGCAGGCCTTAGACGATCAATGCGAGATGGCACGGCGGATGCTATGCAATTGCCGTCACACTTTTCTGAATCACCGATGTCGACGAGAAACACCGCGAACGAACAATCTGTTCCGTTTCCTGGTCCTATCCTATTTCCGTCGCTCGCGACCGCTGGACCGGTCGCACCCCGCGAAAGAATCGAAACTCATGAACCAACGACGCTCTGCATTTACTTTGGTCGAACTCCTGGTCGTCATCGCGATCATTGGAGTCTTGGTGGGTCTGCTTCTTCCCGCCGTTCAAGCCGCCCGCGAGGCTGCTCGCCGCATGCAGTGTGGCAACAACCTCAAGCAAATTGGACTCGCGTGCCACAACTACCAAAGTGCCTACAAACGATTTCCACCCTCGGCGATTGTTGATCTCAGCGTTAACTCGACCGGCAATAATGGATCGTGGGGAGTGCACGGTCGGATCTTGCCGTTCCTGGAACAAGGCAACGTGTACGAGAACGTCGATCTGTCGTTGGGCTGGGACAACCAAGACGTCATCCATGAACTGAAGATTCCGGTTTACGCCTGCCCCAGCGATCCTGGTACGGACCAAGAGCGAGTCTTCTCGGACAACCGCCCGACGCTCTATCCCACCACTTATGGATTCAATTTTGGACGCTGGTTCGTTTTCGATCCCACCACGCGGAAAGCCGGTGACGGCATGTTTGCTCCCAACCAGTTCTATGACTTCCGTGACTGCTTGGACGGCAGCAGCAACACCTTGTTGACCGGCGAAGTCAAAGCGTGGACGCCGTATCAACGCAACGGCGGGCCGTCGACCACAACCATGCCCGTGACCCAAGTGGATGCCGAAGCCATCGTTGCCAGCGGTGCACAGTTCAAAAACACCGGTCATACGGAATGGCCAGACGGTCGCGTCCATCACACGGGGTTCACGGTCGCCATGCCTCCCAACAGTGCGGTGCACTACGAGACCGGCGGACAACTGTACGAGGAAATGGACTTCAACAGTTGGCAAGAAGGCAAAAACGGACAAAGCGGCAGCCCCACCTACGCGATCATCACTTCCCGAAGTCACCACATCGGGATGGTGCATGTCGCCCGAGTCGATGGCAGCGTCACGTCCATCACCGATTCGGTGAATCGCGAAATTTGGCACGCTTTGGGCACCCGTGCCGGACGCGAAGTGATCGATGGGGACTATTGAGCGAAGGCCGTCACTCGATCAAAGATTATTCGATTTTCAAACGGCGGATTGAGAGACGTTGAGCAACCAGTGGTGTGGCGACCGGCAATCCATGTCGAATGGCCGGACGAACAATCCCCACACCAGGAGGCCTCTTCGATGAAGGCAATCACCCATCTCTCTTTCGCTTTGTTCACCAGCATTGGCCTTGGCACGGTTTACGCTCAACCGCCCGGCCGCCCCGGGGATCGTGACCGTCCAGGCTTGCCCGTCGATCGGCTGATGCGTCTGGATCAGAACGAAGACGGCAAGTTGTCGGCTGACGAAGTCGAGGAAACTCGCGTCCGTGCAATGATCGAACGCGCCGACCAGGACAACGATGCCCTGGTCACTCGAGAAGAGCTGGAAGCATTCGTTCCTGATCGCTCCGCCGAAGGTCGATCCGGCGATCGCGAAGCACGCCCCCGTGAAGATCGGCCCCGTGAAGATCGGCCCCGTGAGGCACGGCCTCATGATGACCGCCCTGAGGCCCGGGGCGATCGTCCCGAGCATCGCAAAAGTCGCCGCGATGCACCGCGTGCTGAACGACGATCGGGCGAAGATCGTGACTTCGGAAAAGGACCTCGCGGTCGGCGTGGTCCCCAGCATCAACGTCCCGATGACCGAGGCTTCGGGCGACCAGACCACGGATCCCATCGCCCGCACGGCAAAATGGATCCAGGACGCCGCGAAGGTGATCGAAACCACTCGCATGGCCCCCAAAGTCATGGCCCCCAAAGTCATGGTCCCCAGGATCGTGGTCCTCAGAATCGTGGCCCCATACATCGCGAACCACGTGCCGCCGGCGGTCCACCCGCCGCGGGCCAAGTGTTGCCAGAATTTGTTCAAGACCGCATGGATCTGAACGAAGAGCAACGCGACGCTCTGCGAAAACTGCAAGCGACCGTGGACAGCGAGCTGAAGGAAATCCTCACCGAGGATCAACTGCAATCGATGAAACAGGACCCAAGAAATCGCCCGCAACCACCGGAAGGTGCCGAGCGTGGACCGCGTCGAGGCCCACCTCGTGAGTTCGACCGGGATGATTCACGACGCGAAAATCGTCGCGAGCGTCCCGAGTCCGTCGACGCGTGAGTCGCCCCCGCACCTTCGCATAACGCAATGCGACCTCGGGCAATCAATACACCATCGGAACGATCACGTCCGGTGGTATTTGTTTGCGCTGGTATTCGTCGCTGTGCAATCGTTCAGGCAATTCCACCGGATCCTGTTGCACTTCCGTGTAAGGAATCTGCGACAGCAAGTGGTGGATGCAGTTCAACCGAGCACGCTTCTTGTCGTTGCCTTCGATCACCCACCACTGAGCCTCGGGAATGTTGGATCGCTCCAACATGACTTCCTTGGCTTTGGTGTACTGTTCCCAGCGACGACGTGATTCCAAATCCATCGGACTCAACTTCCACTGCTTCAGCGGATCGTTGATTCGGCATTGGAACCGGAACTCTTGCTCGTCGTCCGTGATTGAAAACCAATACTTCAGCAGGATTGTTCCTGAAGCGACAATCATGCGTTCGAAATCAGGAACGGTCCGAAAGAACTGCTCGTACTCTTCGTCGGTGCAAAACCCCATCACGCGTTCAACCCCCGCGCGGTTGTACCAACTCCGATCGAACAGAACGATCTCGCCGCCCGCCGGCAAGTGCTGAGCATAGCGTTGAAAGTACCACTGTGTCTTTTCACGTTCGTTGGGTGCCGGCAACGCCACCACACGGCACACCCGCGGATTCAATCGCTGGGTGATCCGCTTGATGGCTCCACCTTTTCCGGCCGCATCGCGACCTTCAAAAAGGACAGCCACCTTGACCTTGTTGGTCACGACCCATTCCTGCAACTTGACCAGTTCCAACTGCAGCTTCAGCAAGTTGCGAAAGTACTCGTGTCGTCCCATCTTGCCTTCGCGAGTCCGATGAGGATCGCCTTCGCGTTCCATCAACGCGTCCCCAATTTCCGCTTCGATCTCTTCATCGATCGAATCCAAAATCTCCTCACGGATTCGTTCGTAGTCGTCGGGAAGTTGTGCGTCACTCACGACGGTTTCTCCTTGCGATACTCCTCGATCAAGAACGCCAAAAATTCGCGGATCGATTTAAGCGAAAACTCGGCGCTCTTCATGTGGTTTTCCAGACCTTCGATTTGCACTTCCTGGGCCATCGCCTCACGACGTTGCATCTCGGCTTTCAATTGTGCGAGCGTCGTCTCGGTGTCCGAGATGAGGTTGGCAATGGTGCTGGTGGAATAATGTTTGAAGTCACTCACGGATTGATCTTTCAAAGAATGCTGGAAATGCCCAGGCAGAGCCCAGGAATGAGGAAGAAGACTCCGATGATGTAGGCCAGGGCAACCAGTTTGTTTTCAGCAGCGGTGGCTCCCAGCCATTCGGCTGCCTTGACCGGTAGAAAACGAAGGAACGGAATCCCGTAAATCACCAACACACCCAACACGTTGTAGGTCAGGTGAATGAATGCGATCTGCAAGGCCGCCGCTTGGTTCCCATCCGCCGCCGTCGCCGCCAACAACGCCGTGATGCAGGTCCCGATGTTTGCCCCCAACGTGAACGGGTAAATCTGCTTCAAACCGAATGCCCCGGATCCTGCCAACGGAACCATCAGCGAGGTCGTGGTCGAGGACGATTGCACCAGCACCGTGACCAGCGTGCCAGAGAAAATGCCCGACACTGGACCTTTGCCGATCGCCGCATGCATGATGTCTTTTGCCCGACCGACCATCAATTGTTTCAGCAATTTGCCGACGTAGTGGATCGTGATAAAGATCATCACGATTCCGACCAAGATCAGAAGGCTTCCGCCCAAACCATCCGGCAGCCCTTCGACGGAGTGTTTGGCTGTGTTGACCACCGGGGCCGTGGCCGCTTTGACAAAGTTCATGCCTTTAATCGAGGCGTCTTCCACCACGAAGATGCCCGCCAGCATCTTTCCCAGATGCTCCAGCAGCCCGAACATCATCTCCAAGGGCAAAAAGATCACGACAGACAACAAGTTAAAAAAGTCGTGCACCGTCGCGGCGGAGAATGCACGGGCGAACTCTTTCTTTTCGCGAACGTGCCCCAGCGAGACAATGGTGTTGGTGATCGATGTTCCAATGTTTGCTCCCATGACCATGGGAACCGCTACCGAAACCGGCAAACCACCGGCCACCAATCCAACGATGATGGACGTCACCGTCGATGAAGACTGGATCAACGCCGTCGCGACCGTTCCCACCACCAAACCCGCGAATGGATTGGTTGCAAATTCGAACATTTCCTTGGCTTCATCGCCGGTCGCCGTTTTGAAGCCCGAGCCTATCAACCCGACCGCACAGATCAAAAAGTAAACCAGCGCAGCAACGGAAACCCACTGCAGAATTTGGTTTCCTGTGTCTTCCTTTGCCATGACTTCGTTTGCTGCGTCGTCAAGAACGTCGTCCACAATGCTCTCGGTGGTTTCAGTCATGATGGAACCGTTCGGGATAGGAGCTTAAAGTTTGCAACCATTTCAGAAGCCACGAGGTACCGATTGCGAACCAATGTCGCTTCGACACCTTTACCAGGCATTCCGCACGCGTGAGCCCGGCCACGCTTGAAATGATCCATGGGGAGAAAAGATCTCACGGCAACCAAAGCCCAACCAAGTGACGTCCCAGGGAACGTGCATTGATTCGCGACCATCTTCGCCGTGAGCGGACTTTTATGAGAGAGCGATTGAAATCAATCAACCACTTTGAACCACTGTGTCAGAAACGACACAAAAACCGGCCAACTGCAATCGGCCAGCTTTTAACGGGTGAAAATTGAAACCTGAGACGCTTTCACCGGCAAAAGCGACCGAAAGTTCACCAGATCTTCATCTGCCAAACGCGGCAACTTGCCCACATCAGGATTCGAGTGACCAGCCGACGGCTCAATCGATGGAAGCATCCAAGCTCAAATCGTCATCGACCATTTCGTCATCGTCGATCTTCGTTTCCCGAATGGCGACGGCCGGTGCGGTGAACGAGATGCCTTGCGTGTTGCTTGTGTCCACCATCACGGTTTCCACAATCGGTTGATTGACTTCCGTTCCCGCTTTCCATTCGACCAAGAACGACGCACCACTTCCGCCGGATTTGTCATCTCGCTCAATCACAAACTCGGTTGCCGCCAAAGGTGCCAACTGAAGCGGCTTTTGCAGCAGAGATCGGATCTCTTTCCCACTGGTGTCGAAGTACCGCACCGACGTGATGACAATCTCGTTATCCACGTCGGTGTTGCGAACGTTCAACGTCACCGTCAACAGATACGGCTCGCCCTTTTGGTGGTAAACATGCGAATAGGCGGGCACATACAGTCGTTGTCCGGTGACGGGCCGCCATGGCATGGAGTCCAGTTCCATCCGAGCCTCATCGCGAACGCTGGGCGAACGCGATGGAAAACTATCTTCGATCGATCGGAATCGAAACTCGATGAAGATCACCAACAAAACGATCGGCACAACCACAAACAAAAACGTCAACAGCTTCAGGTGCCGAGCCACTTGCTCAGCACGGTCTTCACGTGAGTTCGTCGACATGATGTGCCGTGTGATGGGTGGAACCGACAGGAACCGGTCACTCACATTGAGTGAACGACCGGCATGTCGGGCGAAAGGCAGGATGGTTCGATCCAGCGGTCCTCAACTCATCAACCAGTCGTTTCGGCGGGTTCTTGCGAGGACGACGCTGGTTCCGGAGCAAGCTGGGGAATGTTCTCACCCAAGAACTTGGTGTGCCCGGTTTTCACATCATACAACGCTCCGATCACCTTCACACGTCCCGCTTCCACGGCCTCGCGAATGATCCGGCTGCGTTTCAAGATTTCATCGACCGTGTGAATCACATTTTGTTCCGCGATCCGATCAACGAACGCCTCCTTCTCATCGTCCGAAAGTGTTTCCATCGCCTTCGCGGAATCATCCGGAACGCAAGGGGCAA contains these protein-coding regions:
- a CDS encoding sensor histidine kinase, with translation MAAILVAVASYELGSRRAMKDLRSRFDAIESTLSDSNFPLNSMVLESLAELTQTELIGLTETGNVTTSTVSLATGAREQLSVLVSRGGSEADGTPVLFAPDENAQHYRAWSFDTVESRLRQDRVASVVVLFAEEQVEASRRNAALLPLATGLSTIVALSSLTLWLTTRLVRRIGKLQRRVEAVAGGDFDSPLSDDVSDDVADEIGVLGDAVESMADQLQQLWKQINRQQSQKLLHQIAGGMAHQLRNSLTGARMAIELHAQERGIEDDEGIRVAIHQIELSEDYVRRLLLVASGRQDKDRPASVRTCLDDVRTSLSPIAKHLRIDLTWELDESLSESMIQDGPTWVAAVTNLIHNAIQVSDHVTVKVRSPQQEMLRVTVTDNGPGVPDDIAESLFEPFVTSKPEGMGLGLPVVQRSAEYLGGSVRWRRENDMTVFELDTLLQN
- a CDS encoding DUF1559 domain-containing protein — translated: MNQRRSAFTLVELLVVIAIIGVLVGLLLPAVQAAREAARRMQCGNNLKQIGLACHNYQSAYKRFPPSAIVDLSVNSTGNNGSWGVHGRILPFLEQGNVYENVDLSLGWDNQDVIHELKIPVYACPSDPGTDQERVFSDNRPTLYPTTYGFNFGRWFVFDPTTRKAGDGMFAPNQFYDFRDCLDGSSNTLLTGEVKAWTPYQRNGGPSTTTMPVTQVDAEAIVASGAQFKNTGHTEWPDGRVHHTGFTVAMPPNSAVHYETGGQLYEEMDFNSWQEGKNGQSGSPTYAIITSRSHHIGMVHVARVDGSVTSITDSVNREIWHALGTRAGREVIDGDY
- the ppk2 gene encoding polyphosphate kinase 2, with product MSDAQLPDDYERIREEILDSIDEEIEAEIGDALMEREGDPHRTREGKMGRHEYFRNLLKLQLELVKLQEWVVTNKVKVAVLFEGRDAAGKGGAIKRITQRLNPRVCRVVALPAPNEREKTQWYFQRYAQHLPAGGEIVLFDRSWYNRAGVERVMGFCTDEEYEQFFRTVPDFERMIVASGTILLKYWFSITDDEQEFRFQCRINDPLKQWKLSPMDLESRRRWEQYTKAKEVMLERSNIPEAQWWVIEGNDKKRARLNCIHHLLSQIPYTEVQQDPVELPERLHSDEYQRKQIPPDVIVPMVY
- a CDS encoding Na/Pi symporter, with product MDDVLDDAANEVMAKEDTGNQILQWVSVAALVYFLICAVGLIGSGFKTATGDEAKEMFEFATNPFAGLVVGTVATALIQSSSTVTSIIVGLVAGGLPVSVAVPMVMGANIGTSITNTIVSLGHVREKKEFARAFSAATVHDFFNLLSVVIFLPLEMMFGLLEHLGKMLAGIFVVEDASIKGMNFVKAATAPVVNTAKHSVEGLPDGLGGSLLILVGIVMIFITIHYVGKLLKQLMVGRAKDIMHAAIGKGPVSGIFSGTLVTVLVQSSSTTTSLMVPLAGSGAFGLKQIYPFTLGANIGTCITALLAATAADGNQAAALQIAFIHLTYNVLGVLVIYGIPFLRFLPVKAAEWLGATAAENKLVALAYIIGVFFLIPGLCLGISSIL
- a CDS encoding DUF3124 domain-containing protein; translation: MSTNSREDRAEQVARHLKLLTFLFVVVPIVLLVIFIEFRFRSIEDSFPSRSPSVRDEARMELDSMPWRPVTGQRLYVPAYSHVYHQKGEPYLLTVTLNVRNTDVDNEIVITSVRYFDTSGKEIRSLLQKPLQLAPLAATEFVIERDDKSGGSGASFLVEWKAGTEVNQPIVETVMVDTSNTQGISFTAPAVAIRETKIDDDEMVDDDLSLDASID